In Bacillus sp. SB49, a single window of DNA contains:
- the atpB gene encoding F0F1 ATP synthase subunit A → MNHESPILEDAFGISWLDFNLSNVLMMFVASLIVFILGVAATRNMKRYPKGYQNFMEWLIDFIKGIIGSNMDWKTGRLFLPLGLTLFAYIFVANMLGVVTNGVVGHTLWWKSPTADPGITLTLATLVVVLTHYYGVKLRGGREYAKGFIRPLPLLLPFKIIEEFSNTLTLGLRLYGNIYAGEILLSLLVTMAAGGIGGFIGATLPMIAWMGFSTFIGFIQAFIFVMLTMVYMSHKVSEDH, encoded by the coding sequence TTGAATCACGAATCACCGATATTAGAGGATGCGTTTGGGATCTCTTGGCTGGATTTCAACTTATCTAACGTATTGATGATGTTTGTTGCTTCCTTGATTGTATTTATCCTCGGCGTAGCGGCGACAAGGAATATGAAGCGATATCCGAAAGGGTACCAGAATTTCATGGAATGGCTGATCGATTTCATTAAAGGAATCATTGGATCAAACATGGACTGGAAGACGGGAAGGCTATTCTTGCCACTCGGCCTTACTTTATTCGCCTACATTTTCGTTGCCAACATGCTCGGGGTCGTAACCAATGGTGTCGTAGGGCATACGCTTTGGTGGAAATCACCGACGGCGGATCCCGGAATCACGTTGACGCTTGCAACCTTGGTCGTTGTGCTGACTCATTATTACGGTGTCAAGTTACGGGGCGGCAGAGAATATGCTAAAGGATTTATTCGTCCTTTGCCACTATTGCTTCCTTTCAAGATCATCGAGGAATTTTCCAATACGCTGACACTCGGTCTGCGTCTTTACGGTAACATTTATGCAGGAGAGATCCTTTTAAGCCTGCTCGTTACAATGGCAGCGGGTGGTATAGGAGGATTTATCGGGGCAACCCTTCCGATGATTGCATGGATGGGCTTCAGTACATTCATCGGCTTTATCCAGGCGTTCATTTTCGTTATGTTAACGATGGTTTATATGTCTCACAAAGTGAGCGAAGACCATTAA
- the atpA gene encoding F0F1 ATP synthase subunit alpha, protein MSIKAEEISALIKQQIENYESDIEVNDVGTVIEVGDGIARAHGLDNVMAGELVEFSNGVMGLAQNLEESNVGLVILGPYTDIKEGDEVRRTGRIMQVPVGEEMLGRVVNPLGQPVDGLGPIETTKSRPIESPAPGVMDRKSVHEPLQTGIKAIDALVPIGRGQRELIIGDRQTGKTSVAIDAILNQHDQDMICIYVAIGQKESTVRGTVETLRRHGALDYTIVVTASASQPAPLLYLAPYAGVAMGEDFMYNGKHVLVVYDDLSKQAAAYRELSLLLRRPPGREAFPGDVFYLHSRLLERAAKLSDAKGGGSLTALPFVETQAGDISAYIPTNVISITDGQIFLQSDLFFSGVRPAINAGLSVSRVGGSAQIKAMKKVAGTLRLDLASYRELEAFAQFGSDLDKSTQAKLNRGARTVEVLKQGLHQPLAVEKQVMIIYALTKGFLDDIPVQDITRFESEFHLWLDNNRKELLSQIRETGKLGEDSDMSEAVKAFKKTFVVSE, encoded by the coding sequence ATGAGCATCAAAGCTGAAGAAATCAGTGCGCTGATTAAGCAGCAGATTGAAAACTATGAATCAGATATAGAAGTCAATGATGTGGGGACCGTAATCGAGGTCGGTGACGGGATCGCACGTGCTCATGGTCTTGATAACGTCATGGCCGGTGAGCTGGTTGAGTTCTCCAATGGTGTTATGGGCTTGGCACAGAACTTGGAAGAAAGTAACGTTGGTCTTGTCATTCTTGGACCATATACAGATATTAAAGAAGGCGATGAAGTTCGTCGTACAGGACGTATCATGCAGGTGCCTGTAGGAGAGGAAATGCTTGGACGTGTCGTAAACCCTCTAGGCCAGCCGGTGGACGGACTCGGACCGATTGAAACGACGAAATCCCGTCCAATCGAATCTCCGGCACCAGGGGTTATGGATCGTAAATCCGTACACGAACCTCTTCAAACCGGCATTAAAGCGATCGATGCACTTGTTCCAATTGGACGTGGGCAGCGTGAATTGATCATTGGTGACCGTCAAACCGGTAAAACATCTGTCGCGATCGATGCGATTTTGAACCAGCACGATCAAGACATGATATGTATCTATGTAGCGATCGGGCAGAAAGAATCTACTGTCCGTGGTACGGTGGAAACATTGCGCCGTCACGGGGCTTTGGATTACACGATCGTCGTAACTGCAAGTGCTTCCCAACCTGCACCACTTCTTTACCTGGCACCATATGCCGGCGTTGCAATGGGAGAAGACTTCATGTACAACGGAAAGCACGTACTTGTCGTTTATGATGACTTGTCCAAGCAGGCAGCTGCTTATCGTGAACTTTCCTTGCTGCTTCGTCGTCCACCAGGCCGTGAAGCATTCCCGGGAGACGTATTCTATCTTCACTCCCGTTTGCTGGAGCGTGCCGCGAAGCTTAGTGATGCGAAAGGCGGAGGGTCTTTGACTGCTCTTCCATTCGTAGAAACCCAGGCGGGCGACATCTCTGCCTATATTCCAACGAACGTTATCTCCATTACAGACGGACAGATCTTCCTTCAGTCCGACTTGTTCTTCTCCGGTGTACGTCCGGCGATCAACGCAGGTCTTTCTGTATCACGTGTAGGGGGATCCGCACAAATTAAAGCGATGAAGAAGGTTGCAGGTACCCTTCGTTTGGATCTGGCTTCTTATCGTGAACTGGAAGCATTCGCTCAGTTCGGTTCCGACTTGGATAAATCGACACAGGCGAAACTGAATCGTGGTGCCCGTACAGTAGAAGTACTGAAACAAGGCCTGCATCAGCCGCTTGCTGTTGAAAAACAGGTCATGATCATTTATGCACTGACGAAAGGTTTCCTTGATGATATTCCAGTACAGGATATCACTCGTTTCGAATCCGAGTTCCACCTGTGGTTGGACAACAACCGCAAAGAGCTGCTTTCCCAAATCCGTGAGACAGGTAAACTTGGTGAAGACAGCGATATGAGCGAAGCTGTCAAAGCGTTCAAGAAAACGTTTGTCGTTTCGGAGTAA
- a CDS encoding YwmB family TATA-box binding protein: MKSVLTGIIALLIIGTGAYPQEMIEGHEELMDIASFAEDKQLEVNEWTITIKETIDASSFEKMQKEILSLTDHREMKRENLKNAVKYSVKNRHKHSDIVESYILIVPKKMKSSVEMVYAIGGQGTPSLEQAQSSSLLKEVKSRLFSKTATIFSCLKANYNGIINDVLVYQEFKEAFNVTTIDEVDEEGWTSRSGHTTEWGQSIPTGDQPMNVQFASRTLGGETNITIGTPIITAEY, encoded by the coding sequence ATGAAGAGTGTTTTAACTGGAATTATTGCATTGCTTATCATCGGTACAGGTGCTTATCCACAGGAAATGATAGAAGGCCATGAAGAGCTCATGGACATTGCGTCATTTGCTGAGGATAAGCAGCTAGAAGTGAATGAGTGGACAATTACAATAAAAGAAACGATCGATGCTTCATCATTCGAGAAGATGCAGAAGGAAATCCTCTCTCTTACGGACCACAGGGAAATGAAGCGGGAAAATTTGAAGAATGCTGTAAAATATTCGGTGAAAAACCGACATAAACATTCAGATATCGTCGAATCTTATATATTGATTGTTCCCAAAAAAATGAAGAGCAGTGTGGAAATGGTTTATGCCATCGGAGGACAGGGAACACCCTCTTTAGAACAAGCGCAATCATCATCTTTACTGAAGGAAGTAAAAAGTCGACTTTTCTCGAAAACTGCTACCATTTTCTCTTGTCTTAAGGCGAATTATAATGGTATTATTAACGATGTTTTAGTATATCAAGAATTCAAAGAAGCTTTCAACGTTACAACAATAGATGAAGTCGACGAAGAAGGCTGGACTAGCAGATCCGGCCATACAACCGAATGGGGTCAGTCAATACCTACGGGGGATCAACCGATGAATGTTCAATTCGCATCAAGAACTTTGGGCGGGGAGACAAACATCACTATTGGCACACCCATTATTACTGCTGAATATTAA
- the spoIID gene encoding stage II sporulation protein D yields the protein MKKKSNGVGLLALGSLFIVILIIPTLIVVPFTNSNKTETVQEHPEEQKAAKSASAESSSLAVKVLRSNSQEVEQVPIETYVARVVASEMPVNFELEALKAQALAARTYITRYLVEGSKVSEQADVTDTVNHQVYKDEDELRNLWKDDYDANMAKITEAVEATAGEIITYDHEPITASFFSTSNGYTENAGDYWENDIPYLQSVESPWDADSPKFTDQKVVSVSELQQTLGVTVDGLSQTSITKTEGNRVDEVHFGNQVFTGREVREKLGLPSSDFTIQQKDDHIIFTTKGYGHGVGMSQYGANGMAKSGKTYKDIIQHYYHNTEISPLSTQTAALASAEGTSEDPSSD from the coding sequence ATGAAGAAGAAAAGCAATGGAGTCGGACTACTCGCATTAGGGAGTTTGTTTATCGTGATACTAATCATTCCAACCTTGATCGTCGTACCTTTCACCAATTCCAACAAGACAGAAACCGTTCAGGAGCACCCTGAAGAACAAAAAGCTGCCAAATCGGCTTCAGCAGAAAGTTCTTCCCTCGCAGTCAAGGTTCTGCGCAGCAACAGTCAGGAAGTGGAGCAGGTACCGATCGAAACGTATGTTGCAAGGGTGGTAGCTTCGGAAATGCCTGTTAACTTCGAGTTGGAAGCATTGAAGGCGCAGGCACTCGCAGCAAGGACGTATATCACTAGATATTTAGTCGAAGGCAGCAAAGTATCGGAACAGGCGGATGTCACAGATACCGTTAATCATCAAGTGTATAAAGATGAAGATGAGTTGAGAAATTTGTGGAAAGATGATTATGATGCAAATATGGCGAAAATCACCGAAGCTGTGGAAGCGACGGCTGGTGAGATCATCACGTACGACCATGAGCCCATCACGGCATCCTTTTTCTCTACGAGTAACGGCTATACGGAAAATGCCGGCGATTACTGGGAGAATGATATCCCCTATCTGCAAAGTGTAGAGAGCCCATGGGATGCTGATTCACCGAAGTTTACGGATCAAAAGGTTGTATCTGTATCTGAGCTTCAACAGACGCTCGGCGTTACCGTGGATGGTCTGAGTCAAACGTCCATTACGAAGACAGAAGGAAACCGGGTGGATGAAGTCCATTTCGGCAATCAAGTGTTTACAGGAAGAGAAGTGAGAGAAAAGCTCGGTCTTCCTTCCAGTGATTTCACGATCCAGCAGAAGGACGATCACATCATCTTCACGACGAAAGGCTATGGGCACGGTGTCGGCATGAGCCAATACGGAGCGAATGGAATGGCCAAATCGGGAAAAACATATAAAGATATCATCCAGCATTACTATCACAACACAGAAATTTCCCCATTAAGCACTCAGACGGCAGCCCTTGCTTCTGCTGAGGGTACATCGGAGGATCCATCGTCTGACTAA
- the atpF gene encoding F0F1 ATP synthase subunit B produces MQGFTNSLVLGAEGGLHVGDMIIQLIFFLLLLALLGKFAWGPLMNMMKEREDYVANEINTAEKSREEAQRMQKEASDELKATRQDAQNIIEDARKTAVQQEKDILESARAEAERMKESARQEIEQEKEKAVQALKDQVASMSVMIASKVIEKELSEKDQDTLINQYIDEAGKER; encoded by the coding sequence GTGCAAGGATTCACAAATAGTCTGGTCCTCGGTGCTGAAGGAGGACTACATGTTGGTGACATGATCATTCAGCTCATTTTCTTCCTGTTGCTGCTTGCTCTTTTGGGTAAGTTTGCTTGGGGACCATTGATGAATATGATGAAAGAACGTGAAGATTACGTAGCTAATGAAATCAATACGGCGGAGAAAAGCCGTGAAGAAGCGCAGCGCATGCAGAAGGAAGCTTCTGATGAGCTGAAGGCGACTCGCCAGGATGCACAGAATATCATTGAGGATGCCCGTAAGACGGCTGTCCAACAGGAAAAAGATATTCTGGAATCAGCCCGTGCCGAAGCAGAGCGCATGAAAGAATCGGCTCGACAGGAAATCGAACAGGAGAAGGAGAAAGCTGTCCAGGCTCTTAAAGATCAAGTTGCATCCATGTCTGTCATGATTGCATCGAAAGTGATCGAGAAGGAACTCTCCGAGAAGGATCAGGATACATTGATCAATCAATATATCGATGAGGCAGGTAAAGAGCGATGA
- the atpE gene encoding F0F1 ATP synthase subunit C — MGLLAAAIAVGLAALGAGIGNGLIVSRTVEGIARQPELRSALQTTMFIGVALVEAIPIIGVVIAFIVMGR; from the coding sequence ATGGGTCTATTAGCAGCTGCAATCGCAGTAGGTTTAGCGGCACTTGGTGCTGGTATTGGTAACGGTCTAATCGTAAGTCGTACAGTAGAAGGGATTGCGCGTCAACCAGAATTGCGCAGTGCTCTTCAAACAACAATGTTCATCGGTGTCGCACTAGTAGAGGCGATTCCTATCATCGGCGTTGTTATTGCATTCATCGTAATGGGTAGATAA
- the murA gene encoding UDP-N-acetylglucosamine 1-carboxyvinyltransferase, which produces MEKIIVRGGRQLNGTVKVEGAKNAVLPVIAASIIASEGKSVLHEVPALADVHTINEVIRHMNADVNMVGNTVTVDASGRLETEAPIEYVRKMRASVLVLGPLLARYGHAKVALPGGCAIGSRPIDQHLKGFEAMGAEVTVGNGYVEAEVNGRLQGAKIYFDVPSVGATENVMMAAALAEGKTVLENCAKEPEIVDLANYLNKMGAKIVGAGTETIRIEGVEKLTGAVHTIIPDRIEAGTFMVAAAITGGNVLVKGALHEHLRSLVSKMEEMGVIIEEEGDGLRVIGPDILKATDIKTMPHPGFPTDMQSQMMALMLNAPGTSVITETVFENRFMHVEEFRRMNANLKIEGRSVIVEGPSTLQGAEVQATDLRAGAALILAGLVADGYTRVTELKHLDRGYVDFAGKLAGIGADIERIHEDEHYAEEHEPSESVSTL; this is translated from the coding sequence TTGGAAAAAATCATCGTCCGTGGTGGGAGGCAGCTGAATGGTACCGTCAAAGTAGAAGGTGCCAAGAATGCCGTACTGCCTGTCATCGCAGCAAGTATAATTGCAAGTGAAGGAAAAAGCGTACTCCACGAAGTACCTGCTTTAGCCGATGTACACACAATTAACGAAGTAATCAGACATATGAACGCAGACGTCAATATGGTTGGAAATACAGTTACAGTGGATGCTTCTGGCAGGTTGGAAACAGAAGCACCAATCGAATATGTGAGAAAGATGCGCGCTTCTGTTCTTGTACTGGGACCACTTTTGGCCCGCTATGGCCATGCTAAGGTTGCCCTCCCTGGTGGTTGCGCAATCGGTTCCCGTCCTATCGATCAACACCTGAAAGGGTTTGAAGCGATGGGAGCAGAAGTAACCGTTGGTAACGGTTATGTCGAGGCGGAAGTAAACGGACGCCTGCAGGGCGCCAAAATCTACTTCGATGTTCCGAGTGTAGGGGCAACGGAGAACGTGATGATGGCTGCAGCATTGGCGGAAGGGAAAACCGTACTTGAGAACTGTGCCAAAGAGCCGGAAATTGTTGACCTTGCCAACTATTTAAACAAGATGGGTGCCAAGATTGTCGGTGCCGGAACAGAAACAATCCGCATCGAAGGTGTGGAGAAGCTTACAGGAGCTGTACACACGATCATTCCTGACCGCATTGAAGCGGGTACCTTCATGGTGGCTGCGGCTATCACCGGCGGTAACGTCCTTGTAAAAGGAGCGCTGCATGAGCATCTACGTTCTCTTGTATCCAAGATGGAAGAGATGGGTGTCATCATCGAAGAAGAGGGCGATGGGTTACGTGTTATTGGTCCTGATATCCTGAAAGCGACGGATATTAAGACGATGCCTCACCCGGGATTCCCGACAGATATGCAGTCACAAATGATGGCTTTGATGCTGAATGCCCCTGGGACCAGCGTCATTACAGAGACCGTTTTTGAGAATCGTTTCATGCACGTCGAAGAGTTCCGTCGCATGAACGCTAACCTTAAAATCGAAGGACGCAGTGTAATCGTCGAAGGTCCTTCCACCCTTCAAGGTGCAGAAGTACAGGCGACAGACCTGCGTGCAGGTGCGGCACTTATTCTGGCCGGCCTCGTCGCAGATGGCTACACGCGCGTAACAGAACTGAAACACTTGGATCGCGGTTATGTTGATTTTGCAGGTAAACTTGCCGGAATTGGTGCGGATATTGAACGCATCCATGAAGATGAGCATTATGCAGAAGAACATGAGCCGAGCGAATCTGTATCGACATTATAA
- a CDS encoding M23 family metallopeptidase: MTKLKFKRLMRKKWLYPALYLSVAALVLVGVFWYQGSNDGQDQVAETPQSDVQDEFLTKDGEEAVPVMDSKENLKMPVADEQAASIVTKFYDYNSSEEEQESALVLYNNKYYQSEGVDITREDGETFEVTASLSGTVTEVKEDPLYGNVVEISHEDEVATVYASLEDVEVKAGSDVAQGDVIGSAGRNSFGQASGVHVHFEVRNEGQPINPESFFGQPMTQIKEKAQEAEEAKEEAPAEEDAQGTEEAPADDPAEGAEEQTSDDASEEAPSQDQAETPEDGSQEDADVEEDPTQTEEGEQAPDEESASSISSTQA; the protein is encoded by the coding sequence GTGACAAAATTAAAGTTTAAACGCTTGATGCGCAAGAAGTGGTTGTATCCAGCTTTGTACTTGTCTGTAGCAGCTCTGGTGCTCGTCGGTGTGTTCTGGTATCAAGGATCAAATGATGGACAAGATCAGGTTGCGGAAACACCGCAGTCCGACGTACAGGATGAATTCCTGACGAAAGACGGAGAAGAAGCAGTACCGGTCATGGACAGCAAAGAGAATCTGAAGATGCCCGTAGCGGACGAACAAGCAGCTTCCATCGTTACAAAATTCTATGATTACAACTCGTCTGAAGAAGAACAGGAAAGTGCACTGGTCCTATACAACAATAAATACTATCAAAGTGAAGGCGTCGACATCACTAGGGAAGATGGGGAAACGTTTGAAGTAACGGCTTCCTTATCAGGGACAGTCACGGAAGTGAAAGAAGATCCATTGTATGGTAACGTTGTAGAAATCAGTCATGAAGATGAAGTCGCAACGGTTTATGCAAGCCTTGAGGATGTAGAAGTGAAAGCGGGATCGGACGTTGCTCAAGGGGACGTTATCGGTTCTGCCGGACGCAACTCCTTCGGCCAGGCAAGCGGTGTACACGTCCACTTTGAAGTTCGTAACGAAGGACAGCCGATCAACCCGGAAAGCTTCTTCGGACAGCCGATGACTCAAATTAAAGAGAAGGCTCAAGAAGCTGAAGAAGCGAAAGAAGAAGCACCTGCAGAAGAGGATGCGCAAGGAACAGAAGAAGCTCCTGCCGATGATCCAGCAGAGGGTGCGGAAGAACAGACTTCCGACGATGCTTCTGAAGAGGCGCCATCTCAAGATCAGGCGGAAACTCCTGAAGATGGAAGCCAGGAAGATGCA
- a CDS encoding F0F1 ATP synthase subunit epsilon, whose translation MSTLTVSVVTPDGPVLEDAFEMVSCKAESGELGILPGHIPMVAPLTISAVRLKGGERSERIAVSGGFLEVRPDKVTILAQSAERPSDIDADRAQMAKERAERRLQDKQADIDFQRAEMALKRAINRLDVYDNTF comes from the coding sequence ATGAGTACACTGACGGTGAGTGTCGTCACTCCTGATGGCCCGGTGTTGGAAGATGCATTTGAAATGGTGAGTTGTAAGGCGGAGAGCGGGGAACTCGGAATTCTTCCGGGGCACATTCCTATGGTGGCTCCGTTGACGATCAGTGCTGTGCGCCTGAAGGGCGGAGAGCGGTCGGAACGGATTGCTGTAAGCGGAGGATTTCTTGAAGTCCGTCCGGATAAAGTGACCATCCTTGCACAATCTGCTGAAAGGCCATCGGATATTGATGCCGATCGTGCACAAATGGCAAAAGAACGTGCGGAACGCCGACTCCAAGATAAACAAGCCGATATCGATTTCCAACGGGCTGAAATGGCGCTCAAACGAGCCATCAATCGTTTGGATGTTTACGATAACACTTTCTGA
- a CDS encoding F0F1 ATP synthase subunit gamma, whose product MASLRDIKGRITSTKKTKQITKAMEMVSASKLNRAEQNAKKFVPYSEKIQDVVASIANGGGDASHPMLEARDVKKTGYLVITSDRGLAGAFNSSILRKVYNQIRDHHTSAEEYTLITMGRIGRDFFRKRNMPVDMDITGISDQPEFADIKDIASDTIQLYTDERIDQLYIYYNHYVSAITQEVTEKKILPLTDLSQSGKGSRSSYEYEPNQEEILEVLLPQYAESLIYGALLDSKASEHAARMTAMKSATDNADDLIGDLTLSYNRARQAAITQEITEIVGGAAALE is encoded by the coding sequence GTGGCATCCCTTAGAGATATAAAAGGTCGGATTACGTCTACGAAGAAGACGAAACAAATTACGAAGGCAATGGAAATGGTGTCGGCTTCCAAGCTGAACCGTGCCGAGCAGAATGCCAAAAAATTCGTTCCTTATAGTGAAAAAATCCAGGATGTCGTTGCGAGTATCGCAAACGGCGGTGGTGATGCAAGTCACCCGATGCTGGAGGCACGGGATGTGAAGAAGACGGGATATCTCGTCATTACATCAGACCGTGGGCTTGCGGGAGCATTTAACAGCAGCATTCTGCGTAAGGTTTACAACCAGATCCGTGATCACCATACATCTGCAGAGGAATATACCCTGATTACGATGGGACGCATCGGGCGTGATTTCTTCCGTAAGCGGAACATGCCTGTAGATATGGATATCACCGGTATCTCGGATCAGCCTGAATTCGCTGATATCAAGGATATTGCTTCTGATACAATTCAATTATATACAGATGAAAGAATTGATCAGCTGTATATTTACTATAACCACTATGTCAGTGCGATCACTCAGGAAGTGACGGAGAAGAAAATTCTTCCACTGACAGATTTGAGTCAAAGCGGCAAAGGCAGCCGAAGTTCTTATGAGTATGAGCCGAACCAAGAAGAGATTCTCGAAGTACTGCTTCCTCAATACGCAGAGAGCTTAATATATGGTGCCCTGCTTGACAGTAAAGCAAGTGAACACGCGGCACGGATGACGGCAATGAAGAGTGCGACAGATAATGCTGATGATTTAATCGGAGATCTGACGCTATCTTACAACCGTGCACGTCAAGCTGCCATTACCCAGGAGATTACCGAAATCGTCGGCGGTGCAGCCGCTCTCGAATAG
- a CDS encoding F0F1 ATP synthase subunit delta, translating into MSEMIIAKRYAEALFQLGKERSKLEQFETELLTLREVYKGDAQWLAFLKHPRVTIDQKKEAVRQSLQSFSVEIVNTVQLLVERHREDIIVEMIGQFITMMNDAKGTADADVYSVRELSEEEKQRVSAAFAPKVGKQSLNLRNIVDPSILGGLRVRIGNRIFDGSVSGKLRRIERKLISTNK; encoded by the coding sequence ATGAGCGAAATGATCATTGCAAAACGCTATGCGGAAGCTCTTTTTCAACTTGGAAAAGAGAGATCTAAACTAGAGCAGTTCGAAACGGAATTATTGACATTACGTGAAGTATATAAGGGCGATGCCCAATGGTTGGCCTTCCTTAAGCATCCACGTGTGACTATCGATCAGAAGAAAGAAGCGGTGCGCCAGTCGCTCCAGTCTTTCTCAGTTGAAATCGTAAATACGGTTCAGCTCCTCGTCGAGCGTCACCGGGAGGATATCATCGTGGAGATGATCGGGCAGTTCATCACTATGATGAATGATGCCAAAGGAACGGCGGATGCGGATGTTTACTCTGTGCGCGAGCTCTCTGAAGAAGAGAAGCAGCGTGTATCAGCGGCCTTCGCACCAAAAGTCGGTAAACAGTCTTTGAACCTTAGAAATATTGTAGACCCTTCCATTCTCGGCGGTCTACGTGTAAGAATCGGCAATCGGATCTTCGATGGATCGGTCAGCGGGAAGCTGCGCCGCATCGAACGTAAGCTGATATCTACGAACAAATGA
- the atpD gene encoding F0F1 ATP synthase subunit beta — translation MSKGRVTQIMGPVVDVTFDEGSLPDLNNALHVSYDAQSENETNVDLTLEVALHLGDNTVRTVAMSSTEGVMRGTPVTDTGKPISVPVGDVTLGRVFNVLGQNIDLDEPLGEDVRRDPIHRSAPTFENLATETEILETGIKVVDLLAPYVKGGKIGLFGGAGVGKTVLIQELINNIAQEHGGISVFAGVGERTREGNDLYWEMTDSGVIKKTAMVFGQMNEPPGARMRVALSGLTMAEYFRDEQGQDVLFFIDNIFRFTQGGLEVSALLGRMPSAVGYQPTLATEMGQLQERITSTDKGSVTSIQAIYVPADDYTDPAPATTFAHLDATTNLERKLSEQGIYPAVDPLASTSRALDPDIVGEEHYEVAREVQRTLQRYKELQDIIAILGMDELSDEDKMTVARARRVQFFLSQNFHVAEQFTGQPGSYVPVAETVQGFKEILEGKYDDLPEDAFRLVGRIEEVVEKSKQMQ, via the coding sequence ATGAGTAAAGGACGCGTGACTCAGATCATGGGACCGGTTGTGGACGTTACATTCGACGAAGGCAGCCTCCCGGATCTTAATAACGCATTGCATGTCAGCTATGATGCGCAATCTGAAAATGAAACAAACGTCGACCTTACATTGGAAGTCGCTCTTCACCTTGGTGACAATACCGTCCGTACGGTAGCGATGTCATCTACCGAAGGTGTTATGCGCGGCACACCCGTTACAGACACAGGGAAACCGATCTCTGTACCTGTCGGAGACGTGACGCTTGGACGTGTATTCAATGTACTTGGTCAAAATATCGACCTGGATGAGCCACTGGGGGAAGACGTCCGCCGCGACCCTATCCACCGCAGTGCTCCTACGTTTGAAAACCTGGCGACAGAGACAGAAATCCTTGAAACAGGAATTAAAGTCGTCGACCTGCTTGCCCCTTATGTTAAAGGTGGTAAAATCGGACTCTTTGGTGGAGCCGGAGTAGGGAAAACCGTATTGATCCAGGAGCTTATCAATAACATCGCCCAGGAACACGGTGGTATTTCCGTATTCGCGGGCGTCGGAGAACGTACTCGTGAAGGAAATGACCTTTACTGGGAAATGACGGATTCCGGAGTTATTAAGAAGACGGCGATGGTCTTCGGTCAGATGAACGAGCCGCCTGGAGCACGTATGCGTGTCGCTCTTTCCGGACTTACCATGGCGGAATACTTCCGTGATGAGCAAGGTCAGGACGTTCTGTTCTTCATCGATAACATCTTCCGTTTCACACAAGGTGGTCTGGAAGTATCCGCACTACTCGGACGTATGCCGTCAGCTGTAGGTTACCAGCCGACATTGGCAACAGAGATGGGTCAACTTCAGGAACGAATCACGTCCACGGATAAAGGATCTGTTACGTCGATCCAGGCGATTTATGTCCCAGCCGATGACTACACGGACCCTGCTCCAGCGACAACGTTCGCTCACTTGGATGCGACGACAAACCTTGAGCGTAAGCTTTCTGAGCAAGGGATCTACCCTGCCGTAGACCCGCTTGCCTCTACATCCCGTGCCCTTGATCCGGATATCGTCGGAGAAGAGCACTACGAGGTGGCGCGTGAAGTTCAGCGGACGCTTCAACGTTACAAAGAACTGCAGGATATTATCGCCATTCTCGGTATGGACGAGCTTTCCGATGAAGATAAGATGACGGTTGCACGTGCGCGCCGTGTTCAGTTCTTCCTGTCCCAAAACTTCCACGTTGCCGAACAGTTCACTGGTCAGCCGGGTTCTTATGTTCCCGTTGCGGAAACAGTGCAAGGCTTCAAGGAAATTCTTGAAGGTAAATATGACGATCTTCCGGAAGATGCTTTCCGCCTTGTCGGTCGCATCGAAGAAGTGGTTGAGAAATCAAAACAAATGCAATAA
- a CDS encoding DUF1146 family protein, giving the protein MEQYFAEEAILSMTSHLIFIIITWRVLQSVNFDSLFRRNKVFEARILVILITIAIGTTVSNFFLDFIKWSNSLVYLF; this is encoded by the coding sequence TTGGAACAGTATTTTGCTGAAGAAGCCATTCTCAGTATGACGTCCCATTTAATCTTCATCATCATTACGTGGCGTGTGCTTCAATCAGTGAATTTCGATTCGTTGTTCAGAAGAAACAAAGTTTTCGAAGCACGGATTCTCGTCATCCTGATCACGATCGCCATCGGCACGACGGTCAGTAATTTCTTTCTTGATTTCATTAAATGGTCGAACAGCCTGGTCTATTTGTTTTAA